A stretch of DNA from Pyxicephalus adspersus chromosome 5, UCB_Pads_2.0, whole genome shotgun sequence:
AGAAGAAGAACAAAGATCAGCACAATGATACATGAAATTCAGATGTGACTTTATACCGTAGTGGTCTGAGATTGGGGTTTTGAGGATCATTCATACATTTGAGAGAGATTTACAAAAGAGATCCAAAAACCATACACTGCTATATGTCTTAAGAAAGCACAGTGCATTTTGCTTGATGGCAGGCCTGTTATTCTCCCTTCTTTGATGGGCCCCAGGTTCcccaatacaataatataattaataaccCCATAGTTAATATAGAAATCCATTCATGAAGGGTTGTCTGTTATTTTGGGTTCAGATTGTTGCTGGGAGCCTACCATATTCATGGCTTACGTCCAATGGCTCTTGTTGGCATGAGATGGGTTTTGTATTCCTGTACAAATCTGTGGCCACTCAGGTCAGATGGAAGTCAACTACAAGTCAAATGCAATTGTCTATAAAGTCTAAGTTATCTCAGACGCATTTCAAACTTATGTCCGTTAACTTTGACCCCAGAAGTGTCCCAACCTCGTGATACTCACACTGGGTTGTTATTGTTTGGAGAATCTCCAATTCGGACCTCTGCACCTTTCAGCCTTTCCAAACAGCAGTCTGACCTCCCAGAGACCACGACAACATTTACTCTGTAACTTTGTTTCATGTCCAGCCTCCACCAGGGTGCTTTGTCCTGCCTTGTGTGGCTACAGAAGCCATAATTCCAGTCTATATTTTTTGAACCATCAATGGCCAAGGAAGCGTCATTTGGATTGGAAAGATAATTTGAACTTTGCGAGGCTTCCCCATTTCTTGCGATATTGGtggctgaaatagaaaaaaacaatgcattgttATAAAGGCGTCTTTATCCAGAACCAAGTGTGAACTGTAATCCTAtcagtattaataataaatcctaaAACATTATGGAatataatgagttttttttcatgttgttttatgatatattatatatcaacatgtaacatataatatatattataatatatacaaaaaacttcaataaatatTCCTCTCtagtgattatttttattattgacgGGGGAGCCGTACAACTTTATTAATTGACTggtatagttgttttttttttttaaatatattagttgatttttttttttggtatttattcaTATGGCGCAAGCagtcctatttatttattgattcattGGTTATCGGTATAACTGCTAGTGTCGCCATTATTTGGATTTCTTTAGTAATATTGAAGCCATCATACAAATGGCTTCATCTGTTCTTTTTCATATTTGGAATCCACTTAGAAGCTGTGTGTTTTATTCAATGACGGGCTGGTTATTGGTATAATTAGTGATAGTTTTGTTAGATTCACCAGTATTGAAACCAATCATCCAAGTGgcttcatcaattttttttcattgtggaatCCATTTTTAcaagctgtaaaatgtaaaaaaaaaacatttacacaacaaAAGGGATAAGTGAATCTGCCTTGGAGGGAATTTCGTGAATCTTGCTTCCAAACTTTGCCGTTAACTCCAAACTTTTGCCTCTTTTTGCACCTATATCCTACACCTTGATCACCTTCTCCTACTCTTACTCTCCTACTCCCAATCTTGTACCTTTCattcacatattgggcctgatttattaaagtacagtttttacataatataattagTTCATTTCCCCCCTTCCCCAGTCTGTGACTGGACTGTAACAGAGAAGCAGCATACTGATGAGCCTATTTTGTTCTGATTTCATGACATCACTTCTGCTGGTCTCTTCCACATTTGTTCTCCCTTATTACTATCCCTGGATCTATGTTACTGTATTCCTGTTGTTCCGTTGATCCTAGATGGTTTCAGCTTGCTTCCTTTATCCTCCTAAATTTCTTACAGGCTTCAATGaccaatgaaatacaaatatgccCCAAAAAAGCTCAAAAACCTAACATTAAACTCTACGGATTCATTGAGATAATggccccaatttattaaagctctccaaggctggagaggatacattttaattggtgaagctgggtgattcggataacctggaatggatctggtccagggttcaaaacattttctagcaaaaagcaCATGTAGTGAGATAGTGTAGacagaaaaaaggggaaatgtcaaatgactttgaagaaatctattccaacttagctggatcacccggcttcactgatgaaagtgtatcatctctggCATTTGAGGCCTTTAACAAATCAAACCCAATGTCTACAAGCACCAAGCCTTGAAATCGTCAAGCTCATCCTCAAAAGCCCTTCTTAAGACAAGCGTTCAATCTTAGACCTCCTTCAGTCACATATCCACATGTGTCTCACTAAACTTGCTGACTGActggattttttttcaccttatCTTGTTACACCCCTCTACCGCCCTCTAGAGTGCAAGCTTGTAAGGCCAGGGTCCTTCCCCTAGTGTGCTCATCTCTGCTTTACCTTCTCCACCGTCTTTATAATTTATTAGaattactaatataataataataatttaataatccTCTACAATGAGGAACCAACTAACCCAAGACTGGAATGGACACAGTAATTGTTTAATTACAGTATTGCCCATTTTTTAGGTCAGCACCATTGATACATGTATTGCATATCTGTATAGAATACCTGAAAGATTCCTTTTTATTAACTAATGTCCTCAATAGGAGTAAATTCAGACCTtgggaatatttcatttttacatttcttattctTACCTCCAGGCACAGGGCTGCAGCACCATGCCAGACTCAGGGATATCAGCAAAAGCAAAGCAACCGAAGCCTTCATCCTGGATAAGTCATTTGGATACAAAGagaaaaactattattatttggAAATCATAAAAcatcacagaaataaaataaattatggtgAACAAGTCAATAGGTTAGTCAAAGGTTATGCAACAAAAAGCATATTGGTTTCCTCTATTTACTGTCCCCAAGCAATGTACTATGAGTCTGTGTACACACGCTcgattattgtcgttggaaatattCTTTCACATCTttatcgtttccagcaacaaagaactgaaagatgaatgaaaaagccattctgttctatgaagagaggaggggggagaatgagtgagtggcaccctgctccGATCTCCTTCCTTCAATTCCATTGCAGTCTATAATCTTCTGTCGTTCATAAATCAGCCAAGAACGATGTCggacaacctctgtacacatgtcagattcccatCAGAGACGAGCCAACAGCTCATTtcagccgagaatcatctgaggtgcCTACATTTCTGTCCAAATTGTCCATATTGTTAGGATTTGCTCACCCCATTTATGGGGTATTCAGGTACAACAATGAGACCAATGCAAAGTAGAGCAGTTGTGGATGAACTGAACTGCTCCCTGTGTGTTCACCAATGCTTGGCATGTTAACAAGGAATTTGGACATGGGACTACTTTTGGTcttgatgtcccttcttcaacaaatgtccttacctgcctgatcgccttTCAGCTACCATATTTCATTGAGCTACCCATGCACAACTCAATGTTGTTTGCCAAGAAAACCCAGAAATCcaggcttcccttgcacatgtgAGGGATGgatggatctttggctatcttgattgactTCCACCTGTGTAGGAGTTACAAtatctggcccagccaatcaacatagccaaagatcattttcagcaagaGAAGGGCAACAAAGATGGTGATGCCCTGCGATGGAAAAGGAACAGGTGAGTATGACAAATTTAGCTCCAATAAAGCTCAGGACTTTAGAATCTGAATAAATCATAGTTCTGTATGCTTACACTAAAGGGATCAATACAATCAATATTTATAAAgtcaaaaatgtaatcatttgcTCCCACATGTTCTCTAACAGAGGGTCAGGACACTATTATTCCCTGTCTGCCCTCTTTTGATACCAAATTTAGTAGAAATGAAAttccaatacaataaaaaaaactcatatacaCATCCCTAATATGCATGGATTTATGTGAAGGGTTATTAAGTGTTATATATTGGCTTATTACACATACCAGAATGGGAGGTGTAATTCTGGATCCATTACTGATGGTTACCTCCAAATGGATGAGCTGTTTTTTATAAAGTTCCCCCATAAATAAGTGTGTTGACGAAGCATGCAATTGCAAAGATTGACATTTTGGTATCTATACACCTAATACAGTCTCATCtctaaactttacaaaaattaGAGTTCATTTTTGGGGTTTTTCCAGTGTTTGAGGATGGATTTTTATACAATTATGTATATGTAGTGGGTGGTTCTCACTTTATAGCTTGCCAATAATACATTGAATGCCAGGCgctcttcccacctacctaccccatacacagcccgcccacctacctaccccatacaaagccttcccacctacctaccctatacacagccttcccacctacctaccccatacacagccttcccacctacctaccctatacacagccttcccacctacctaccccatacacagccttcccaccactcctcttctgctgtttctctttgtagttctcttcattggctttcatttcatcttagaatcaaattcatctcctgtgctttgccttcaaatccctccacagttcttgtcccacttacctttctgaccttattGAAAAATACCCCTCTAGC
This window harbors:
- the LOC140331940 gene encoding pentraxin fusion protein-like; translated protein: MKASVALLLLISLSLAWCCSPVPGATNIARNGEASQSSNYLSNPNDASLAIDGSKNIDWNYGFCSHTRQDKAPWWRLDMKQSYRVNVVVVSGRSDCCLERLKGAEVRIGDSPNNNNPVCDTITDISGPITSFCCNGMEGRYLSIVIPGRYEYLSVCEVEVYGDPVVHVCW